From a region of the Archocentrus centrarchus isolate MPI-CPG fArcCen1 chromosome 18, fArcCen1, whole genome shotgun sequence genome:
- the LOC115797458 gene encoding chymotrypsinogen B-like, producing MKEVHSTMALQQFVCCFTVLIIFLCKGSEQLTCGTALKNNRIIGGQDATSGSWPWHALVNYLYGGTLITDQWVLTAASITPLVSSNVYLGRYTLSGLNPNEVTRTVEEVTCHPNYNDLTLENDICLLKLSAPVNFTDYIRPICLASENSTFNSDTISWAISFFSQTEYDSEFTPVQQEVNLPIVGNSECIKTYSDPVLESAIKNGICAGAVGKTPCSFDEGGPLMTKKESVWVQSGVLSFTSCKGLGLYTRVSRYQKWINDTVTGTPPGFVTVTSSTSPLSATAPPTLPPTAPTTVICQSVFCCGENLIHFTHFTSLCALVVLLHIFAGIGGT from the exons ATGAAGGAGGTACATTCAACAATGGCTCTCCAACAGTTTGTGTGCTGCTTCACTGTGCTGATCATTTTCTTATGCAAAG GTTCAGAGCAGCTCA CATGTGGCACGGCTCTGAAAAACAACAGAATCATAGGAGGTCAAGATGCAACATCAGGAAGTTGGCCCTGGCACGCTCTTGTAAATTATTTGTATGGAGGGACTCTGATCACTGACCAGTGGGTGCTGACAGCTGCATCCATCACACCACT TGTCAGCAGTAATGTCTATCTGGGCCGCTACACTTTGTCTGGTTTAAATCCAAATGAAGTGACTCGAACAGTGGAAGAAGTCACCTGCCATCCTAACTACAACGATTTGACACTTGAGAACGACATCTGTCTCCTGAAGCTGTCGGCTCCTGTGAATTTCACAGACTACATTCGTCCGATCTGCTTAGCCTCAGAAAACAGCACTTTCAACAGTGACACCATCAGCTGGgccatcagttttttttctcaaactgaAT ATGATTCTGAATTTACCCCAGTCCAGCAGGAGGTGAATTTACCAATAGTGGGAAACAGTGAGTGCATAAAGACCTATTCAGACCCCGTTTTGGAATCCGCCATTAAAAATGGCATCTGTGCCGGAGCTGTGGGGAAGACTCCATGTTCG TTTGATGAAGGAGGACCACTCATGACCAAAAAAGAATCAGTCTGGGTCCAGAGTGGAGTTCTGAGTTTTACTTCATGTAAAGGACTTGGACTCTACACTCGTGTGTCCCGGTACCAGAAATGGATCAACGACACCGTCACTGGGACACCACCAGGCTTTGTTACCGTCACCAGTTCAACATCACC TCTCTCTGCTACTGCCCCTCCCACTCTCCCTCCTACTGCCCCCACCACTGTGATATGTCAAAGTGTGTTTTGCTGTGGTGAAAATCTGATCCACTTCACTCACTTCACCTCACTCTGTGCTCTTGTTGTGTTGCTCCACATATTTGCTGGAATTGGTGGAACATAA